A genomic segment from Spinacia oleracea cultivar Varoflay chromosome 3, BTI_SOV_V1, whole genome shotgun sequence encodes:
- the LOC110805644 gene encoding transcription factor TGA2 isoform X4: protein MQSFRELYCHPSDPTYFFRGEESITPNIGELYHQVVFHQQDAVDLSRSGLRSSNVAFPSSLPFQAVNPNNYLGPSATAATVATTRVVEAGELVGEKRTVGGRELEYWGESATMADTSQQTDTSTDVDTDDRNQCQVIQNGAVVDSTDQSKGKTDDQKTLRRLAQNREAAKKSRLRKKAYVEQLESSRVKLAQLEQQLERARQQGFMVTGVGNEPGHSLGTNGVVAFDVHYGVWLDQHQRLINDTRSALKSHTPAERCFMWLGGFRSSELLKILVNHLQPLTEQQLMGVCNLQQSSQQAEDALSQGMEALQQSLVDTLSANCLGPCSTGIVADYMGQMAIAMGKLATLENFVHQADLLRQQTLQQLHRILTTRQAAQALLVIHDYTARLRALSSLWLARPKNCNA from the exons atgcaaagcTTCAGGGAATTGTATTGCCACCCTAGTGACCCAACTTATTTCTTCAG GGGAGAGGAAAGTATTACGCCCAACATAGGTGAGCTTTACCACCAAGTTGTTTTCCACCAACAAGATGCGGTTGATTTAAGCCGAA GTGGTCTAAGATCAAGCAACGTCGCCTTTCCTTCAAGTTTACCATTTCAGGCTGTAAACCCG AATAATTATTTGGGTCCATCAGCAACGGCGGCGACGGTGGCAACAACGAGGGTGGTAGAGGCAGGGGAGCTTGTTGGAGAGAAGAGAACGGTGGGAGGCAGGGAGTTGGAGTATTGGGGTGAGTCTGCAACCATGGCAGACACCAGCCAACAGACTGATACCTCCACAGATGTTGACACCGATGACAGAAATCAg TGTCAAGTAATTCAGAATGGAGCAGTGGTCGACTCAACAGATCAATCCAAAGGAAAGACCGACGACCAAAAG ACTCTTAGGAGACTAGCTCAGAATCGAGAAGCTGCAAAAAAGAGTCGTTTGAGAAAGAAG GCATATGTTGAGCAACTAGAGAGCAGTCGGGTGAAGCTTGCACAGTTAGAACAACAGCTTGAAAGAGCTCGGCAGCAG GGTTTCATGGTCACAGGAGTTGGAAATGAGCCGGGCCACTCACTGGGAACTAATG GAGTTGTGGCATTTGATGTACATTATGGGGTTTGGCTCGACCAGCATCAAAGGCTAATAAATGACACAAGATCAGCACTAAAGTCTCAT ACTCCAGCTGAAAGGTGTTTCATGTGGCTTGGCGGATTTCGTTCTTCAGAGTTGCTTAAG ATACTAGTGAACCACCTTCAACCTCTAACCGAGCAGCAATTGATGGGAGTATGCAACTTACAGCAATCCTCTCAACAAGCTGAGGATGCTTTGTCTCAAGGAATGGAAGCGTTGCAACAATCTCTGGTTGATACACTTTCTGCAAATTGTCTCGGTCCTTGTAGCACCGGAATCGTTGCTGATTACATGGGCCAAATGGCGATTGCAATGGGCAAGCTTGCCACACTAGAGAACTTTGTTCACCAG GCTGATCTTTTGCGGCAGCAGACTTTGCAACAATTGCATCGCATTTTGACAACTCGTCAAGCAGCTCAAGCACTGCTTGTCATCCACGATTACACTGCGCGTCTTAGGGCACTTAGCTCCTTATGGCTAGCCCGTCCCAAGAACTGCAATGCTTAA
- the LOC110805644 gene encoding transcription factor TGA2 isoform X2 has translation MQSFRELYCHPSDPTYFFRGEESITPNIGELYHQVVFHQQDAVDLSRSGLRSSNVAFPSSLPFQAVNPNNYLGPSATAATVATTRVVEAGELVGEKRTVGGRELEYWGESATMADTSQQTDTSTDVDTDDRNQCQVIQNGAVVDSTDQSKGKTDDQKTLRRLAQNREAAKKSRLRKKAYVEQLESSRVKLAQLEQQLERARQQGFMVTGVGNEPGHSLGTNGVVAFDVHYGVWLDQHQRLINDTRSALKSHVCDDELLVVVDSLMSHYDELFRLKSIGAKSDIFHLLSGMWQTPAERCFMWLGGFRSSELLKILVNHLQPLTEQQLMGVCNLQQSSQQAEDALSQGMEALQQSLVDTLSANCLGPCSTGIVADYMGQMAIAMGKLATLENFVHQTLQQLHRILTTRQAAQALLVIHDYTARLRALSSLWLARPKNCNA, from the exons atgcaaagcTTCAGGGAATTGTATTGCCACCCTAGTGACCCAACTTATTTCTTCAG GGGAGAGGAAAGTATTACGCCCAACATAGGTGAGCTTTACCACCAAGTTGTTTTCCACCAACAAGATGCGGTTGATTTAAGCCGAA GTGGTCTAAGATCAAGCAACGTCGCCTTTCCTTCAAGTTTACCATTTCAGGCTGTAAACCCG AATAATTATTTGGGTCCATCAGCAACGGCGGCGACGGTGGCAACAACGAGGGTGGTAGAGGCAGGGGAGCTTGTTGGAGAGAAGAGAACGGTGGGAGGCAGGGAGTTGGAGTATTGGGGTGAGTCTGCAACCATGGCAGACACCAGCCAACAGACTGATACCTCCACAGATGTTGACACCGATGACAGAAATCAg TGTCAAGTAATTCAGAATGGAGCAGTGGTCGACTCAACAGATCAATCCAAAGGAAAGACCGACGACCAAAAG ACTCTTAGGAGACTAGCTCAGAATCGAGAAGCTGCAAAAAAGAGTCGTTTGAGAAAGAAG GCATATGTTGAGCAACTAGAGAGCAGTCGGGTGAAGCTTGCACAGTTAGAACAACAGCTTGAAAGAGCTCGGCAGCAG GGTTTCATGGTCACAGGAGTTGGAAATGAGCCGGGCCACTCACTGGGAACTAATG GAGTTGTGGCATTTGATGTACATTATGGGGTTTGGCTCGACCAGCATCAAAGGCTAATAAATGACACAAGATCAGCACTAAAGTCTCATGTATGTGATGATGAACTACTAGTTGTTGTTGACAGTTTAATGTCACACTATGATGAATTATTCCGACTCAAAAGCATAGGAGCAAAGTCCGATATATTTCATCTGCTGTCTGGCATGTGGCAGACTCCAGCTGAAAGGTGTTTCATGTGGCTTGGCGGATTTCGTTCTTCAGAGTTGCTTAAG ATACTAGTGAACCACCTTCAACCTCTAACCGAGCAGCAATTGATGGGAGTATGCAACTTACAGCAATCCTCTCAACAAGCTGAGGATGCTTTGTCTCAAGGAATGGAAGCGTTGCAACAATCTCTGGTTGATACACTTTCTGCAAATTGTCTCGGTCCTTGTAGCACCGGAATCGTTGCTGATTACATGGGCCAAATGGCGATTGCAATGGGCAAGCTTGCCACACTAGAGAACTTTGTTCACCAG ACTTTGCAACAATTGCATCGCATTTTGACAACTCGTCAAGCAGCTCAAGCACTGCTTGTCATCCACGATTACACTGCGCGTCTTAGGGCACTTAGCTCCTTATGGCTAGCCCGTCCCAAGAACTGCAATGCTTAA
- the LOC110805644 gene encoding transcription factor TGA2 isoform X1: MQSFRELYCHPSDPTYFFRGEESITPNIGELYHQVVFHQQDAVDLSRSGLRSSNVAFPSSLPFQAVNPNNYLGPSATAATVATTRVVEAGELVGEKRTVGGRELEYWGESATMADTSQQTDTSTDVDTDDRNQCQVIQNGAVVDSTDQSKGKTDDQKTLRRLAQNREAAKKSRLRKKAYVEQLESSRVKLAQLEQQLERARQQGFMVTGVGNEPGHSLGTNGVVAFDVHYGVWLDQHQRLINDTRSALKSHVCDDELLVVVDSLMSHYDELFRLKSIGAKSDIFHLLSGMWQTPAERCFMWLGGFRSSELLKILVNHLQPLTEQQLMGVCNLQQSSQQAEDALSQGMEALQQSLVDTLSANCLGPCSTGIVADYMGQMAIAMGKLATLENFVHQADLLRQQTLQQLHRILTTRQAAQALLVIHDYTARLRALSSLWLARPKNCNA, from the exons atgcaaagcTTCAGGGAATTGTATTGCCACCCTAGTGACCCAACTTATTTCTTCAG GGGAGAGGAAAGTATTACGCCCAACATAGGTGAGCTTTACCACCAAGTTGTTTTCCACCAACAAGATGCGGTTGATTTAAGCCGAA GTGGTCTAAGATCAAGCAACGTCGCCTTTCCTTCAAGTTTACCATTTCAGGCTGTAAACCCG AATAATTATTTGGGTCCATCAGCAACGGCGGCGACGGTGGCAACAACGAGGGTGGTAGAGGCAGGGGAGCTTGTTGGAGAGAAGAGAACGGTGGGAGGCAGGGAGTTGGAGTATTGGGGTGAGTCTGCAACCATGGCAGACACCAGCCAACAGACTGATACCTCCACAGATGTTGACACCGATGACAGAAATCAg TGTCAAGTAATTCAGAATGGAGCAGTGGTCGACTCAACAGATCAATCCAAAGGAAAGACCGACGACCAAAAG ACTCTTAGGAGACTAGCTCAGAATCGAGAAGCTGCAAAAAAGAGTCGTTTGAGAAAGAAG GCATATGTTGAGCAACTAGAGAGCAGTCGGGTGAAGCTTGCACAGTTAGAACAACAGCTTGAAAGAGCTCGGCAGCAG GGTTTCATGGTCACAGGAGTTGGAAATGAGCCGGGCCACTCACTGGGAACTAATG GAGTTGTGGCATTTGATGTACATTATGGGGTTTGGCTCGACCAGCATCAAAGGCTAATAAATGACACAAGATCAGCACTAAAGTCTCATGTATGTGATGATGAACTACTAGTTGTTGTTGACAGTTTAATGTCACACTATGATGAATTATTCCGACTCAAAAGCATAGGAGCAAAGTCCGATATATTTCATCTGCTGTCTGGCATGTGGCAGACTCCAGCTGAAAGGTGTTTCATGTGGCTTGGCGGATTTCGTTCTTCAGAGTTGCTTAAG ATACTAGTGAACCACCTTCAACCTCTAACCGAGCAGCAATTGATGGGAGTATGCAACTTACAGCAATCCTCTCAACAAGCTGAGGATGCTTTGTCTCAAGGAATGGAAGCGTTGCAACAATCTCTGGTTGATACACTTTCTGCAAATTGTCTCGGTCCTTGTAGCACCGGAATCGTTGCTGATTACATGGGCCAAATGGCGATTGCAATGGGCAAGCTTGCCACACTAGAGAACTTTGTTCACCAG GCTGATCTTTTGCGGCAGCAGACTTTGCAACAATTGCATCGCATTTTGACAACTCGTCAAGCAGCTCAAGCACTGCTTGTCATCCACGATTACACTGCGCGTCTTAGGGCACTTAGCTCCTTATGGCTAGCCCGTCCCAAGAACTGCAATGCTTAA
- the LOC110805644 gene encoding transcription factor TGA2 isoform X3: MQSFRELYCHPSDPTYFFRGEESITPNIGGLRSSNVAFPSSLPFQAVNPNNYLGPSATAATVATTRVVEAGELVGEKRTVGGRELEYWGESATMADTSQQTDTSTDVDTDDRNQCQVIQNGAVVDSTDQSKGKTDDQKTLRRLAQNREAAKKSRLRKKAYVEQLESSRVKLAQLEQQLERARQQGFMVTGVGNEPGHSLGTNGVVAFDVHYGVWLDQHQRLINDTRSALKSHVCDDELLVVVDSLMSHYDELFRLKSIGAKSDIFHLLSGMWQTPAERCFMWLGGFRSSELLKILVNHLQPLTEQQLMGVCNLQQSSQQAEDALSQGMEALQQSLVDTLSANCLGPCSTGIVADYMGQMAIAMGKLATLENFVHQADLLRQQTLQQLHRILTTRQAAQALLVIHDYTARLRALSSLWLARPKNCNA; this comes from the exons atgcaaagcTTCAGGGAATTGTATTGCCACCCTAGTGACCCAACTTATTTCTTCAG GGGAGAGGAAAGTATTACGCCCAACATAG GTGGTCTAAGATCAAGCAACGTCGCCTTTCCTTCAAGTTTACCATTTCAGGCTGTAAACCCG AATAATTATTTGGGTCCATCAGCAACGGCGGCGACGGTGGCAACAACGAGGGTGGTAGAGGCAGGGGAGCTTGTTGGAGAGAAGAGAACGGTGGGAGGCAGGGAGTTGGAGTATTGGGGTGAGTCTGCAACCATGGCAGACACCAGCCAACAGACTGATACCTCCACAGATGTTGACACCGATGACAGAAATCAg TGTCAAGTAATTCAGAATGGAGCAGTGGTCGACTCAACAGATCAATCCAAAGGAAAGACCGACGACCAAAAG ACTCTTAGGAGACTAGCTCAGAATCGAGAAGCTGCAAAAAAGAGTCGTTTGAGAAAGAAG GCATATGTTGAGCAACTAGAGAGCAGTCGGGTGAAGCTTGCACAGTTAGAACAACAGCTTGAAAGAGCTCGGCAGCAG GGTTTCATGGTCACAGGAGTTGGAAATGAGCCGGGCCACTCACTGGGAACTAATG GAGTTGTGGCATTTGATGTACATTATGGGGTTTGGCTCGACCAGCATCAAAGGCTAATAAATGACACAAGATCAGCACTAAAGTCTCATGTATGTGATGATGAACTACTAGTTGTTGTTGACAGTTTAATGTCACACTATGATGAATTATTCCGACTCAAAAGCATAGGAGCAAAGTCCGATATATTTCATCTGCTGTCTGGCATGTGGCAGACTCCAGCTGAAAGGTGTTTCATGTGGCTTGGCGGATTTCGTTCTTCAGAGTTGCTTAAG ATACTAGTGAACCACCTTCAACCTCTAACCGAGCAGCAATTGATGGGAGTATGCAACTTACAGCAATCCTCTCAACAAGCTGAGGATGCTTTGTCTCAAGGAATGGAAGCGTTGCAACAATCTCTGGTTGATACACTTTCTGCAAATTGTCTCGGTCCTTGTAGCACCGGAATCGTTGCTGATTACATGGGCCAAATGGCGATTGCAATGGGCAAGCTTGCCACACTAGAGAACTTTGTTCACCAG GCTGATCTTTTGCGGCAGCAGACTTTGCAACAATTGCATCGCATTTTGACAACTCGTCAAGCAGCTCAAGCACTGCTTGTCATCCACGATTACACTGCGCGTCTTAGGGCACTTAGCTCCTTATGGCTAGCCCGTCCCAAGAACTGCAATGCTTAA